A single region of the Nitratidesulfovibrio sp. genome encodes:
- a CDS encoding imidazoleglycerol-phosphate dehydratase translates to MSQRSAAVFRETKETSIRLDLVVDGQGLVNVHTGFGMADHVITLAAFWAGFDLTLSCTGDLEIDAHHTVEDVGLCLGQALADALGERSGIARVGFARVPMDEALADVCIDISGRPWLEWRGDDLLPPVIAGQERDLWREFLKAFASAARMNLHVSFLYGRNGHHLLESAAKGLGLALRQAVRRDRETLLSTKGSLD, encoded by the coding sequence ATGAGCCAGCGCAGCGCCGCCGTGTTCCGCGAAACCAAGGAGACCTCCATCCGCCTCGACCTCGTGGTGGACGGGCAGGGCCTTGTCAACGTGCACACCGGGTTCGGCATGGCGGACCATGTCATCACTCTGGCCGCGTTCTGGGCCGGGTTCGACCTTACCCTGTCCTGCACCGGCGACCTCGAGATCGACGCCCACCACACCGTGGAAGACGTGGGCCTGTGCCTGGGCCAGGCCCTGGCCGATGCCCTGGGCGAACGGTCGGGCATTGCCCGCGTGGGCTTTGCCCGCGTGCCCATGGACGAGGCCCTGGCCGACGTGTGCATAGACATTTCCGGCCGCCCGTGGCTTGAATGGCGCGGGGACGACCTTCTGCCGCCCGTCATCGCCGGGCAGGAACGCGACCTGTGGCGCGAATTCCTGAAGGCGTTCGCCTCGGCCGCCCGCATGAACCTGCACGTCTCGTTCCTGTACGGCAGGAACGGTCACCACCTGCTGGAATCCGCCGCCAAGGGGCTGGGACTTGCCCTGCGGCAGGCGGTACGCCGTGACCGCGAGACGCTGCTCAGCACCAAAGGGAGCCTAGACTGA
- a CDS encoding tetratricopeptide repeat protein — protein sequence MTNSTLTMNPLDGGRKLVLLAVCVGLAAMLGASFLYRLSNPSLVQQGRGPAAQEQAGEHDGEMEVVSALMQKVQQNPTDAGALFALGQHFLDHSDWARAESFLARAVVAAPADPQPLYMLGIAQYQQQSFDKAAETFERLIEIDPQPAARFNLGILYRHYLKAEAKGNAHLKAIMDDARAPEDLKAQARQELESATHGDKKQQDKKQ from the coding sequence ATGACAAATAGCACCCTGACCATGAATCCGCTGGACGGCGGTCGCAAGCTGGTGCTGCTGGCCGTGTGCGTGGGCCTGGCCGCCATGCTGGGCGCGTCGTTCCTGTACCGCCTGTCCAACCCCTCGCTGGTGCAGCAGGGGCGCGGCCCCGCCGCGCAGGAACAGGCGGGCGAGCACGACGGCGAGATGGAAGTGGTGTCCGCGCTGATGCAGAAGGTGCAGCAGAACCCCACCGACGCGGGCGCGCTGTTCGCCCTTGGCCAGCACTTTCTGGATCATTCCGACTGGGCGCGCGCCGAAAGCTTTCTGGCCCGCGCCGTGGTGGCCGCCCCGGCGGACCCGCAGCCGCTGTACATGCTGGGCATCGCCCAGTACCAGCAGCAGTCTTTCGACAAGGCGGCGGAAACCTTCGAGCGGCTCATCGAAATCGATCCCCAGCCCGCCGCGCGTTTCAACCTGGGCATCCTGTACCGCCACTACCTGAAGGCCGAAGCCAAGGGCAACGCCCATCTGAAGGCCATCATGGACGACGCCAGGGCCCCGGAAGACCTGAAAGCCCAGGCCCGGCAGGAACTGGAATCCGCCACGCACGGCGACAAGAAGCAGCAGGACAAGAAGCAGTAG
- the tatB gene encoding Sec-independent protein translocase protein TatB — protein sequence MFGIGSTELLVIMVVALIVLGPKNLPNIARTLGKAMGEFRRVSTDFQRTLNTEIDLEDHERRKKEAEKEFFDDKAKAEAPKAEQAKAETANATTESVGKNA from the coding sequence ATGTTCGGCATCGGCAGTACGGAACTTCTGGTCATCATGGTCGTGGCCCTCATTGTCCTCGGTCCCAAGAACCTGCCCAACATCGCACGTACGCTGGGCAAGGCCATGGGTGAATTCCGCAGGGTTTCCACCGACTTCCAGCGCACGTTGAACACCGAGATCGATCTCGAGGATCACGAGCGCCGCAAGAAGGAAGCCGAGAAGGAATTTTTCGACGACAAGGCCAAGGCCGAAGCCCCCAAGGCCGAACAGGCCAAGGCCGAGACCGCCAATGCCACCACCGAATCGGTCGGTAAGAACGCATGA
- the guaB gene encoding IMP dehydrogenase — protein MSKIVCKALTFDDVLLQPGYSEVTPDLVDVSTWLTPEIRLNIPLLSAAMDTVTDSGMAISMARNGGVGVIHKNMPVDRQRIEVEKVKKSESGMIIDPVTIDPDYSVRQALELMAEYRVSGLPVVRGVELVGILTNRDVRFVKDLEGTQVREVMTSKNLVTVPVGTTLDEAKDLLHAHRIEKLLVVDEGNRLKGLITMKDIDKVQKYPNSCKDDNGRLRVGAAIGIGKDCEERAGALLAAGVDFLVLDSAHGHSRNVLRAIELVKGAFPKCQLVAGNVATYEGAKAILKAGADTVKVGIGPGSICTTRIVAGVGVPQVTAILESVRAARELGRCIIADGGVKFSGDVVKAIAMGADTVMVGSLFAGTDESPGETILYQGRSYKIYRGMGSIDAMKDGSSDRYFQEKSKKLVPEGIVGRVPVKGPVAESLYQLVGGLRSGMGYVGAADIKELQEKAQFVEISAAGLRESHVHDVIITKESPNYRIDNN, from the coding sequence ATGAGCAAGATCGTGTGCAAGGCACTGACGTTCGACGACGTCCTGCTGCAGCCCGGCTATTCCGAAGTCACCCCCGACCTCGTGGACGTCTCCACCTGGCTCACCCCCGAAATCCGCCTCAACATTCCCCTGCTCAGCGCCGCCATGGACACCGTGACCGATTCCGGCATGGCCATTTCCATGGCCCGCAACGGCGGCGTCGGCGTCATCCACAAGAACATGCCCGTGGACCGCCAGCGCATCGAGGTCGAAAAGGTCAAGAAGTCCGAAAGCGGCATGATCATCGACCCCGTGACCATCGACCCCGACTATTCCGTGCGCCAGGCCCTGGAGCTGATGGCCGAATACCGCGTCTCCGGCCTGCCGGTGGTGCGCGGGGTGGAACTGGTGGGCATTCTGACCAACCGCGACGTGCGCTTCGTCAAGGACCTGGAAGGCACCCAGGTGCGCGAGGTGATGACCAGCAAGAACCTGGTCACCGTGCCCGTGGGCACCACCCTGGACGAGGCCAAGGACCTGCTGCACGCGCACCGCATCGAAAAACTGCTGGTGGTGGACGAGGGCAATCGCCTGAAGGGCCTCATCACCATGAAGGATATCGACAAGGTCCAGAAGTACCCGAATTCGTGCAAGGACGACAACGGTCGCCTGCGCGTGGGCGCCGCCATCGGCATCGGCAAGGACTGCGAGGAACGCGCGGGCGCCCTGCTGGCTGCGGGCGTGGACTTTCTGGTGCTCGATTCCGCCCACGGCCACTCGCGCAACGTGCTGCGCGCCATCGAACTGGTCAAGGGCGCCTTTCCCAAGTGCCAGTTGGTGGCGGGCAACGTGGCCACCTACGAAGGGGCGAAAGCCATCCTGAAGGCTGGCGCCGACACCGTGAAGGTGGGCATCGGCCCCGGCTCCATCTGCACCACCCGCATCGTGGCGGGCGTGGGCGTGCCCCAGGTGACCGCCATCCTCGAATCCGTGCGTGCCGCGCGCGAGCTTGGCCGCTGCATCATCGCCGACGGCGGCGTGAAGTTCTCGGGCGACGTGGTGAAGGCCATCGCCATGGGCGCGGACACCGTGATGGTCGGCAGCCTGTTCGCGGGTACCGACGAAAGCCCGGGCGAAACCATTCTCTACCAGGGCCGCTCATACAAGATATATCGCGGCATGGGCTCCATCGACGCCATGAAGGACGGCAGCTCTGACCGCTACTTCCAGGAAAAGAGCAAGAAGCTGGTGCCCGAAGGCATCGTGGGCCGGGTGCCCGTGAAGGGCCCGGTGGCCGAAAGCCTGTACCAGTTGGTGGGCGGCCTGCGCTCCGGCATGGGCTACGTGGGCGCGGCAGACATCAAGGAATTGCAGGAAAAGGCGCAGTTCGTGGAGATATCCGCAGCGGGGCTTCGTGAAAGCCACGTGCATGATGTCATCATCACCAAGGAATCGCCCAACTACCGCATCGACAATAACTAG
- the tatC gene encoding twin-arginine translocase subunit TatC, translating to MSQDDKDAAKAEPVSEGDREKSPAAGGPDTPEPEVFDPDAAERNACELDAIEACERKAAGQAPTDAGQAESVASESAPIAPDSDDSRSVESVIAAAVLPDYEPDGSDVPPAASPTDVRQDAEPSAEPVAGQGGSDSPPPQGTDETDDAAATENAVVSAPPRDLSEAVDRASKEDEATTEGGRSMTLLDHLSELRVRLVRSLIALAVGFFACYGFAEQLFNYLMIPLTRALPSGSKLIYTALPEAFFVYMQVALVAGAFLASPYLFYQIWLFIAPGLYDEEKRHVIPIAGASALFFVAGAAFCYFQVFPYAFEFFVGFATDTIAPMPKLDEYLGFTLKMLLAFGLIFEMPLFAFFLARLGLVTAQWMRKTRKYAILAIFIVAAILTPPDVFSQMMMAAPMLVLYEISILVAAVFAKKKPGADGEDGENTEGKDGDAEKPGPDTVIQGD from the coding sequence ATGAGCCAGGACGACAAGGACGCCGCCAAGGCGGAGCCCGTGTCCGAAGGCGACCGCGAGAAATCTCCGGCAGCGGGCGGACCGGACACCCCGGAACCGGAAGTGTTCGATCCAGACGCAGCTGAACGCAACGCCTGCGAACTTGACGCCATAGAAGCCTGCGAGCGAAAGGCTGCGGGGCAGGCCCCCACCGATGCCGGGCAGGCGGAATCCGTTGCCTCGGAATCTGCGCCGATCGCCCCGGATTCCGACGATTCCCGTTCCGTCGAGAGCGTGATCGCCGCCGCAGTGCTGCCCGACTATGAGCCGGACGGTTCCGACGTGCCCCCCGCCGCCAGCCCGACAGACGTCCGTCAGGACGCCGAACCTTCCGCCGAACCGGTCGCAGGGCAAGGCGGCTCCGACTCACCGCCCCCGCAGGGCACGGACGAAACGGACGATGCCGCCGCCACGGAGAACGCCGTGGTGTCCGCCCCCCCGCGCGACCTCAGCGAAGCCGTGGACCGAGCCAGCAAGGAAGACGAAGCGACCACCGAGGGTGGCCGCTCCATGACCCTGCTGGACCATCTTTCCGAACTGCGCGTACGCCTGGTGCGCAGCCTCATCGCGCTGGCCGTGGGCTTCTTCGCCTGCTACGGCTTTGCCGAACAGCTCTTCAACTACCTGATGATCCCCTTGACCCGGGCGCTGCCGTCCGGTTCCAAGCTGATCTACACCGCCCTGCCAGAGGCATTCTTTGTCTACATGCAGGTGGCGCTGGTGGCCGGGGCCTTTCTGGCCAGCCCGTACCTGTTCTACCAGATATGGTTGTTCATCGCGCCCGGCCTGTACGACGAGGAAAAGCGCCACGTCATTCCCATTGCCGGGGCCTCTGCGCTGTTCTTCGTGGCGGGCGCGGCATTCTGCTATTTTCAGGTGTTTCCGTATGCCTTCGAGTTCTTCGTGGGCTTTGCCACCGACACCATCGCGCCCATGCCCAAGCTGGACGAGTATCTGGGCTTCACGCTCAAGATGCTGCTTGCCTTCGGGCTGATCTTCGAAATGCCGCTGTTCGCGTTCTTCCTGGCGCGGCTTGGCCTCGTCACTGCGCAGTGGATGCGCAAGACCCGCAAGTACGCCATTCTCGCCATCTTCATCGTGGCTGCCATTCTCACCCCGCCGGATGTCTTCTCGCAGATGATGATGGCGGCGCCCATGCTTGTGCTGTATGAAATAAGCATCCTCGTGGCCGCCGTGTTCGCCAAGAAGAAGCCCGGTGCGGACGGTGAAGACGGCGAGAACACGGAAGGAAAGGACGGCGACGCCGAAAAGCCCGGCCCCGATACCGTCATACAGGGCGACTAG
- a CDS encoding CcmD family protein: protein MESTQWLLVANAAVWLGIGAYLFLLARAQQTLDRRIRHMEMLGDDK from the coding sequence ATGGAGAGCACCCAATGGCTCCTGGTCGCCAACGCGGCCGTGTGGCTCGGCATCGGCGCCTACCTGTTCCTGCTGGCCCGCGCGCAACAGACCCTGGACCGGCGCATCCGCCACATGGAGATGCTTGGCGATGACAAATAG
- the ccsA gene encoding cytochrome c biogenesis protein CcsA, with protein MQTNRLSPVMPLVGIIAGLALALCQYLIFVYAPVEQTMGIVQKIFYFHMPLAWWSLISFLTVFAASIAFLRTRDWKWDALSGAAAEVGVLFSGLALITGSIWGRHSWGVWWTWDPRLTTTLVMWFVYAGYLVLRTLDLPRERLGTVSAVVGIVAFLDVPLVFLSARLWRSIHPAVFASKGGGLEAEMKTTVIACIVAFGFLWVALTWLRAAQRRMAARIDVLATETTI; from the coding sequence ATGCAAACGAACCGGCTTTCCCCCGTGATGCCCCTTGTCGGGATTATCGCGGGCCTGGCCCTCGCGCTCTGCCAATACCTGATCTTCGTGTACGCCCCCGTGGAACAGACCATGGGCATCGTGCAGAAGATCTTCTACTTCCACATGCCGCTGGCGTGGTGGTCGCTGATCAGCTTCCTTACCGTGTTCGCGGCCAGCATCGCCTTTCTGCGCACCCGCGACTGGAAGTGGGACGCGCTGTCCGGCGCCGCCGCCGAAGTGGGCGTGCTGTTCAGCGGCCTTGCCCTCATCACCGGCTCCATCTGGGGCCGCCATTCCTGGGGCGTCTGGTGGACGTGGGACCCGCGTCTGACCACCACCCTGGTCATGTGGTTCGTGTACGCGGGCTACCTTGTGCTGCGCACCCTCGACCTGCCGCGCGAGCGGCTGGGCACCGTCTCCGCCGTGGTGGGCATTGTGGCCTTCCTCGACGTGCCGCTGGTGTTCCTGTCCGCCCGGCTGTGGCGCTCCATCCACCCCGCCGTGTTTGCATCCAAGGGCGGCGGGCTGGAAGCGGAAATGAAGACCACCGTCATCGCCTGCATCGTCGCCTTCGGCTTTCTGTGGGTGGCGCTGACCTGGCTGCGCGCGGCGCAGCGGCGCATGGCGGCACGCATCGACGTGCTTGCGACGGAAACCACCATCTAG
- the guaA gene encoding glutamine-hydrolyzing GMP synthase: MEAQTKVIIVDYGSQVTQLIARRVREAGIYSEIHPCIVTAEQVRAMKPAAVILSGGPASVGEADAPTLDKGLLELGVPVLAICYGMQLLGHNLGGQLATSETREYGPSDLTLLGDCPLWDGIDKSAPTRVWMSHGDKVKTPPPGFAVVGRTATLDVAAMADDARRIYAVQFHPEVHHTEEGARIISNFLFHVAKLKADWTMSSFVERAIKEMAETVGDRHVVCALSGGIDSTVVAVLLHKAIGKRLHCIFVDNGVLRLNEGQEVVDYLCEHFDLNLKYVQAQRRFLDKLEGVDDPEQKRKIIGYTFIEVFDEEAKALGHVDFLAQGTLYPDVIESVSHKGPSAVIKSHHNVGGLPEKMNLKLIEPLRELFKDEVRKVAGELGLPDFIIWRHPFPGPGLAIRVIGEITEERLDILRKADKIVQAELMSSGWYRKVWQGFAVLLPLKTVGVMGDGRTYEHVIALRIVDSVDAMTADWARLPSELLERISSRIINEVKGVNRVVYDISSKPPSTIEWE; the protein is encoded by the coding sequence ATGGAAGCACAGACCAAGGTCATCATCGTCGACTACGGTTCGCAGGTGACGCAGCTCATCGCCCGCCGCGTGCGCGAGGCCGGCATCTATTCCGAAATCCATCCCTGCATCGTCACGGCAGAGCAGGTGCGCGCCATGAAGCCCGCCGCCGTCATCCTGTCCGGCGGCCCGGCCAGCGTGGGCGAGGCAGACGCCCCCACCCTGGACAAGGGGTTGCTGGAACTTGGCGTGCCCGTGCTGGCCATCTGCTACGGCATGCAGCTTCTGGGGCACAACCTGGGCGGCCAGTTGGCCACCTCGGAAACGCGCGAATACGGCCCGTCCGACCTCACCCTGCTGGGCGACTGCCCGCTGTGGGACGGCATCGACAAGTCCGCGCCCACCCGCGTGTGGATGAGCCACGGCGACAAGGTCAAGACGCCCCCGCCCGGCTTTGCCGTGGTGGGCCGCACCGCCACCCTGGATGTGGCGGCCATGGCCGACGACGCCCGCCGCATCTACGCCGTGCAGTTCCACCCCGAAGTGCACCACACCGAGGAAGGCGCCCGCATCATCAGCAACTTCCTGTTCCATGTGGCCAAGCTGAAGGCCGACTGGACCATGTCGTCGTTTGTCGAGCGCGCCATCAAGGAAATGGCCGAAACCGTGGGTGACCGCCACGTGGTGTGCGCGCTTTCGGGCGGCATCGACTCCACCGTGGTGGCCGTGCTGCTGCACAAGGCCATCGGCAAGCGTCTGCACTGCATCTTCGTGGACAACGGCGTGCTGCGCCTGAACGAAGGCCAGGAAGTGGTGGATTACCTTTGCGAGCACTTCGACCTGAACCTGAAGTACGTGCAGGCCCAGCGCCGCTTCCTCGACAAGCTGGAAGGCGTGGACGACCCGGAACAGAAGCGCAAGATCATCGGCTACACCTTCATCGAGGTGTTCGACGAGGAAGCGAAAGCCCTTGGCCACGTGGACTTCCTGGCCCAGGGCACCCTGTACCCCGACGTGATCGAGTCGGTGTCGCACAAGGGGCCTTCCGCCGTCATCAAGAGCCACCACAACGTGGGCGGCCTGCCGGAAAAGATGAACCTGAAGCTCATCGAACCGCTGCGCGAACTGTTCAAGGACGAAGTGCGCAAGGTTGCGGGCGAACTGGGCCTGCCGGACTTCATCATCTGGCGTCATCCCTTCCCCGGCCCCGGCCTTGCCATCCGCGTCATCGGCGAAATCACCGAGGAACGCCTGGACATCCTGCGCAAGGCCGACAAGATCGTGCAGGCCGAGCTGATGTCCTCCGGCTGGTACCGCAAGGTGTGGCAGGGCTTTGCCGTGCTGCTGCCGCTGAAGACCGTGGGCGTCATGGGCGATGGCCGCACCTACGAACACGTCATCGCGCTGCGCATCGTGGACAGCGTGGACGCCATGACGGCAGACTGGGCGCGCTTGCCATCCGAACTGCTTGAGCGTATTTCGAGCCGGATAATCAACGAGGTGAAGGGCGTGAACCGCGTGGTCTACGACATCTCCTCGAAGCCGCCGAGCACCATCGAATGGGAATAG
- the hisA gene encoding 1-(5-phosphoribosyl)-5-[(5-phosphoribosylamino)methylideneamino]imidazole-4-carboxamide isomerase — protein sequence MILFPAVDIKDGRCVRLRQGRADAETVFSDDPAAMARHWQDQGAKWLHVIDLDGAFSGMPANFELIRRICADLSVPVQLGGGIRDEATAKAYLDAGVQRLIIGTVALEEPDLYARLCAAFPGRIGVSLDAEGGRLKTKGWVADSGLTVDDVLPRLLDAGTAFVIYTDIDRDGMQTGVNLAALEKLAGMCPVPVIAAGGVATLEDVRALYPLTQTSSVEGAITGRAIYTGTLDLHAAMEWIAAQ from the coding sequence GTGATCCTGTTTCCCGCCGTTGACATCAAGGATGGCCGCTGCGTGCGGTTGCGGCAGGGCCGCGCCGACGCGGAGACCGTGTTTTCCGACGATCCGGCCGCCATGGCCCGCCACTGGCAGGACCAGGGCGCCAAATGGCTGCACGTCATCGACCTGGACGGGGCCTTCAGCGGCATGCCCGCCAACTTCGAGTTGATCCGCCGCATCTGCGCCGACCTTTCCGTGCCGGTGCAGCTTGGCGGCGGCATCCGCGACGAGGCCACGGCGAAAGCCTACCTCGACGCCGGGGTGCAGCGACTGATCATCGGCACCGTGGCCCTCGAAGAACCGGACCTGTATGCCCGCCTGTGTGCGGCCTTTCCGGGGCGCATCGGGGTTTCGCTGGACGCCGAGGGCGGCAGGCTGAAGACCAAGGGCTGGGTGGCCGATTCCGGCCTGACCGTGGACGACGTGCTGCCCCGCCTGCTGGACGCGGGCACCGCCTTCGTCATCTACACCGACATCGACCGCGACGGCATGCAGACCGGGGTGAACCTGGCCGCGCTGGAAAAGCTGGCGGGCATGTGCCCGGTGCCGGTCATCGCGGCGGGCGGCGTGGCCACGCTGGAAGACGTGCGGGCGTTGTACCCGCTGACGCAAACGTCAAGCGTGGAAGGAGCCATCACCGGTCGCGCGATTTACACCGGCACCCTCGACCTGCACGCGGCAATGGAATGGATTGCGGCGCAGTAG